A genomic stretch from Ureibacillus composti includes:
- a CDS encoding DMT family transporter produces MRFNKGVIFILLGASFFGFTPIFAKMGFSYGYSLGQINIVQMIISSLLLWAFTLIKRSGFRGLNKKNVVQIMATGCFIGLTSIFYYASMQFLPASLAIILMFQFVWIGIILEWIFSKIKPSPVTILSIILILVGVFFASNILNGDIKGLPIKGFIFGILSAFTYAGFIFFSGKVAVNVDAWTRSSLMVTGSTIMVIFIFMGDISTLFPLEANLIKSALGVSLFGAVLPPLFFAVGAPLVSGGMANILTSIELPIAILSASIILSETVTPLQWLGIVIILIAIVLNELGPNITRLRKHPENRNEHLNN; encoded by the coding sequence ATGAGATTTAATAAAGGTGTAATATTCATTTTATTAGGTGCTTCGTTTTTTGGGTTTACACCGATTTTTGCAAAAATGGGATTTAGCTACGGCTACTCACTTGGCCAAATTAATATCGTTCAAATGATTATTTCTTCATTGTTATTATGGGCTTTTACACTAATTAAACGCTCCGGTTTCAGAGGGCTTAATAAGAAGAATGTTGTTCAAATTATGGCGACCGGTTGTTTTATTGGGTTAACAAGTATTTTTTATTATGCTTCCATGCAATTTCTACCGGCTTCATTGGCTATTATTTTAATGTTCCAATTTGTTTGGATTGGGATTATTCTAGAATGGATTTTCAGCAAAATTAAACCGTCACCTGTCACAATCTTGTCCATCATTTTAATTTTAGTCGGTGTATTTTTTGCTTCGAATATATTGAATGGGGACATAAAAGGTCTTCCTATTAAAGGGTTTATATTTGGTATTCTTTCTGCATTTACTTATGCAGGATTTATTTTTTTCAGCGGAAAGGTCGCTGTCAACGTGGATGCATGGACACGAAGCTCTTTAATGGTCACAGGATCTACTATTATGGTGATTTTCATATTCATGGGTGATATCTCGACTTTATTCCCATTAGAGGCAAACTTAATAAAATCTGCGCTAGGTGTTTCATTATTTGGAGCAGTCCTTCCACCACTATTTTTCGCAGTTGGGGCACCTTTAGTTTCTGGGGGAATGGCGAATATTTTAACATCCATTGAACTTCCGATTGCCATACTTTCAGCAAGTATTATTTTGTCTGAAACAGTTACGCCGCTTCAATGGTTAGGAATTGTAATCATTCTCATCGCCATTGTTTTAAATGAGCTAGGTCCTAACATAACCCGATTAAGAAAACATCCCGAAAATAGAAATGAACATTTAAATAATTAA